A window of Petrotoga sibirica DSM 13575 contains these coding sequences:
- a CDS encoding family 16 glycosylhydrolase, producing the protein MKKVSLILLALFVSLFCLAQSSVEDEENELSLLKNGYFNSPLSTEQPLENGVLDSKGSWALFFEGDAKATIIESVLKVEVIDNGPNDWSVQLLQSPIKIERGGQYKIVFDGKAESNQSLAVKIGGTALRGWTAYFQQQFELTPQWNTYESSFTMYQGTDEDARFEFWFLDNGNYFIDNVKLIKTGDQFLPEEGTLTEEDENEVENWKLIWEEDFDTIDPDVWTFELGSPDWNGDGIPDRWGNNELQYYTDKNASIQDGKLVITAKEETITDMNTTFYYTSSRMITKGKYEVQYGRIEVRAKMLVGQGIWPAIWMLGNDIDDNPSPACGEIDIMEYLGHEPNKVYGTVHGPISAGTGVGSYYILENGNFNDDFHVFALEWDEDEIEFYVDDVLYCIVNKYEIGEEDWVFDHPFFFILNVAVGGNWPGYPDETTVFPQSMEVDYIKVYEDIDQRSITGLEVWDSEYEKAIKEKAEEIENTDGGIVNGDFEGPFINDQEGSPDNWYIWVGKGGKATGNIVNGEFKMDIEKVGNQTWSIQLVQFVKLRAGDYTLSLKARADEPRDILVLIQHEGDSWTVYGQKYLELTSEMQEFTVDVSLPNDDIPKLSINYGKTPNGKPTTVYVDDVKISPK; encoded by the coding sequence ATGAAGAAAGTAAGTTTGATTTTATTGGCTTTATTTGTTTCACTTTTTTGTTTAGCCCAATCATCAGTAGAGGATGAAGAAAATGAACTTAGCTTACTAAAAAATGGCTATTTCAATAGTCCTTTGTCAACTGAACAACCCCTGGAAAACGGGGTACTTGATAGCAAAGGAAGTTGGGCTCTATTTTTTGAGGGAGATGCCAAAGCTACAATTATTGAAAGTGTTTTAAAAGTGGAGGTAATTGACAATGGCCCAAATGACTGGTCGGTGCAATTGTTGCAATCTCCTATAAAAATTGAAAGAGGCGGTCAATATAAAATTGTTTTTGATGGGAAGGCAGAAAGCAATCAATCTTTGGCTGTAAAGATTGGTGGTACTGCACTTAGAGGGTGGACAGCTTATTTCCAGCAACAGTTTGAATTAACTCCGCAATGGAATACCTACGAATCAAGTTTTACCATGTACCAAGGCACAGATGAAGATGCGCGTTTTGAATTTTGGTTTCTTGATAATGGAAACTACTTTATAGACAATGTTAAGTTGATAAAAACAGGAGATCAATTTCTACCTGAAGAAGGTACATTAACAGAAGAGGATGAAAATGAAGTGGAAAACTGGAAATTAATTTGGGAAGAAGATTTTGACACCATAGATCCTGATGTGTGGACATTTGAACTTGGAAGTCCTGATTGGAATGGAGACGGAATTCCGGATCGCTGGGGAAACAATGAGTTACAATACTATACTGACAAGAATGCATCTATTCAAGATGGTAAATTGGTTATAACAGCAAAAGAGGAAACAATTACTGACATGAACACTACTTTTTATTATACTTCCAGTAGAATGATCACAAAAGGCAAATATGAAGTACAGTACGGAAGAATAGAAGTCAGGGCCAAAATGCTAGTTGGTCAGGGTATATGGCCCGCCATTTGGATGTTAGGAAATGATATTGATGATAATCCATCGCCAGCTTGTGGTGAAATTGATATAATGGAATATTTAGGGCACGAACCAAACAAGGTTTATGGTACCGTTCACGGCCCTATTTCAGCTGGAACAGGTGTTGGATCCTATTATATCTTAGAAAACGGAAACTTCAATGATGATTTCCATGTGTTTGCTTTAGAATGGGATGAAGATGAAATAGAATTTTATGTCGACGATGTTTTGTACTGCATTGTCAATAAATATGAAATTGGTGAAGAAGATTGGGTTTTCGATCATCCTTTCTTCTTTATACTAAACGTGGCTGTTGGAGGAAATTGGCCTGGTTACCCAGATGAAACTACCGTTTTCCCGCAAAGTATGGAAGTGGATTACATCAAAGTATATGAAGATATAGATCAACGTTCAATTACGGGTCTTGAGGTTTGGGATAGCGAATATGAAAAAGCGATAAAAGAGAAGGCTGAGGAGATAGAAAATACGGATGGGGGAATAGTTAACGGAGACTTTGAAGGTCCTTTTATAAACGATCAAGAAGGTTCACCTGATAATTGGTATATCTGGGTTGGAAAAGGTGGTAAGGCTACTGGTAACATTGTTAATGGAGAGTTTAAGATGGATATAGAAAAAGTAGGTAATCAGACATGGTCCATTCAACTTGTTCAGTTCGTTAAGTTACGTGCTGGAGATTATACATTATCATTAAAAGCAAGAGCGGATGAACCAAGAGATATTCTTGTTTTAATACAGCATGAAGGAGATAGTTGGACAGTGTATGGCCAAAAATATCTTGAATTAACATCAGAAATGCAAGAATTTACCGTAGATGTATCTCTACCAAATGATGATATACCCAAATTATCAATTAATTATGGGAAAACACCTAATGGAAAACCAACTACTGTTTATGTAGATGATGTAAAAATATCACCAAAATAA
- a CDS encoding carbohydrate-binding domain-containing protein → MNANNVSWINWSLTNKNEKSAAFTPYVYGESKATDLDPGPDQIWSPEELSVSGEYVRARIKGLEYEPIDRSYYYKTLWDFDDGTTQGFVVNSNSPVTDVTLTNEDNRLKSLV, encoded by the coding sequence TTGAACGCCAATAACGTTAGTTGGATTAATTGGTCTCTCACTAATAAAAATGAAAAATCTGCGGCATTTACACCATACGTATATGGTGAATCTAAAGCAACAGATCTTGATCCAGGACCTGATCAAATATGGTCACCAGAGGAACTAAGTGTATCAGGAGAATATGTTCGTGCACGTATAAAAGGCTTAGAATACGAACCAATCGACCGTTCATATTATTACAAAACATTATGGGATTTTGATGATGGGACGACGCAAGGCTTTGTAGTAAATTCCAACAGTCCTGTCACTGATGTAACGTTGACCAATGAGGATAATAGATTAAAATCTCTGGTTTAG
- a CDS encoding carbohydrate-binding domain-containing protein, which yields MSADDWSNAVDITGAEKIMIDVILTSPATVAIAAIPQGPGNGWWTNPVRAVRLFPNDFIKQVDGTYKAVLTITAEDSPGLEIIGMSDTDNTIQNIVLFVGTDGTDVIYLDNFKVSGKKIEIPIIHDSLGEAKLPSDFEDDTRQGWKWSSDSAVQTALTLEEANGSKDLSWKVAYPEVKPSDPWASAPRLDLWMDGLKRGNKNFLFFDFYLAPDRASEGTIEINLAFQPPSAGYWAQASNTYVIDLSDLDSATVTNDGLYHYEAKIDLNSVPNIEDNTDLRNMLLIFVDVNSDFAGRMYIDNVNFIE from the coding sequence ATTTCAGCGGATGATTGGTCCAACGCAGTCGATATTACCGGGGCAGAAAAAATAATGATAGATGTTATTTTAACATCTCCTGCAACTGTTGCCATTGCAGCAATTCCCCAAGGACCCGGCAATGGCTGGTGGACTAATCCTGTTCGTGCCGTAAGGCTCTTCCCAAATGATTTTATCAAACAAGTTGATGGAACTTACAAAGCAGTTCTAACAATTACGGCTGAAGATAGCCCTGGCTTGGAAATAATCGGCATGAGTGACACAGACAATACGATTCAAAATATCGTTCTTTTCGTAGGTACAGATGGAACAGATGTAATTTATTTGGATAATTTTAAGGTTTCTGGCAAAAAAATTGAAATTCCCATTATCCATGATTCGTTAGGTGAAGCAAAATTACCATCGGATTTTGAAGATGACACTCGTCAGGGTTGGAAATGGAGTAGTGACTCAGCAGTGCAAACAGCTCTTACCCTAGAAGAAGCCAACGGTTCAAAAGATTTATCTTGGAAAGTAGCATATCCTGAAGTAAAGCCAAGTGATCCGTGGGCATCCGCACCACGTTTAGATCTCTGGATGGATGGCCTAAAACGTGGGAATAAAAATTTCTTGTTTTTTGATTTTTATTTAGCTCCCGATAGAGCTTCGGAAGGAACTATTGAAATAAACTTGGCGTTTCAACCACCATCAGCAGGTTATTGGGCACAGGCATCCAATACTTATGTAATTGATTTATCAGATCTTGATTCCGCAACTGTAACAAATGACGGCTTGTACCATTATGAAGCAAAAATAGATTTAAATTCAGTTCCCAATATTGAAGACAACACTGATTTAAGAAATATGCTTTTAATTTTTGTTGATGTAAACAGCGACTTCGCTGGAAGAATGTATATAGATAATGTCAATTTTATTGAATAA
- a CDS encoding VOC family protein, with amino-acid sequence MNFNFDHLAITVSDLEKSVGFYRDILGFRVLGKLVQDNGNFAIVYLDMGDKVLELFNFTEKGKYLTTQNDKDMGIKHFAFKVKSVDQTFKYLREKGVEFTMEPTNAEGGVRIAFFKDPDNILIEIIEGELNLETY; translated from the coding sequence ATGAATTTTAATTTCGATCATTTAGCAATCACAGTTTCCGATTTGGAAAAATCTGTTGGATTTTACAGAGATATTCTTGGCTTTAGAGTTTTAGGAAAGCTTGTTCAAGACAATGGGAATTTCGCAATTGTTTACCTTGATATGGGGGATAAAGTACTTGAATTATTCAACTTTACAGAAAAAGGAAAATATCTAACAACTCAAAACGATAAAGACATGGGCATAAAACACTTTGCTTTTAAAGTAAAAAGTGTCGACCAAACCTTTAAATATCTAAGAGAAAAAGGGGTAGAATTCACAATGGAACCTACCAACGCTGAGGGCGGTGTACGAATCGCCTTTTTCAAAGATCCTGATAACATTCTAATAGAGATAATTGAGGGAGAACTTAATTTAGAAACATATTAA
- a CDS encoding LacI family DNA-binding transcriptional regulator, translating into MATIREIAKASGFSIATVSRVLSGSENVTEETRKKILKVIKELDYRRSQSIKGSSFRGIGVLVPDLKTDYYGMIAEGIEEILLQNHLEMFLSIYRHSLEKEKDTLEEFFARKIDGVIVCTTYQDEECLEKFIEAGIPVVAVDRGNSELKIDIVTIDNYDSSIKVAKYLYEMGHRKVLHVEGLMEIYSAKERKKAFLDFAQKKEDFEVISIPASFDVKDGYIAIKKYLDKYGKNFTAIFFANDWMALGGIKALKEAGFNYPEDVSIVGFDDSTLAKYLYPSLTTIKQPVYEMGLNAAKLLIEKLEGKNESKVKRRVILPTKLIIRDSVRKI; encoded by the coding sequence ATGGCAACGATAAGAGAAATTGCTAAAGCTTCGGGCTTCTCTATCGCAACGGTATCTAGAGTTCTCAGTGGAAGCGAGAACGTTACTGAAGAAACAAGAAAAAAGATTTTGAAGGTTATAAAAGAGTTAGATTACAGAAGAAGCCAGAGCATAAAAGGGAGCTCCTTTAGGGGCATCGGAGTCTTGGTTCCCGACCTAAAAACAGATTATTATGGAATGATAGCTGAAGGAATAGAAGAAATCCTTCTACAAAATCATTTGGAAATGTTCCTTTCAATATATAGACATTCTTTAGAAAAAGAGAAAGATACCTTAGAAGAGTTCTTTGCAAGAAAAATTGACGGTGTCATTGTTTGCACAACCTATCAGGATGAAGAGTGCTTAGAAAAATTCATTGAAGCAGGTATACCGGTTGTCGCTGTAGATAGGGGAAACTCAGAACTGAAAATAGATATTGTTACTATAGATAATTATGACTCTTCAATAAAAGTCGCAAAATACTTATACGAAATGGGCCACAGAAAAGTCTTACATGTCGAAGGTCTAATGGAAATATACTCTGCCAAGGAAAGAAAGAAGGCTTTTCTGGATTTTGCACAAAAGAAAGAAGATTTTGAAGTCATCTCTATTCCTGCAAGTTTTGACGTTAAAGATGGATATATTGCTATTAAAAAATACCTTGATAAATATGGAAAAAACTTTACAGCGATTTTTTTCGCCAATGATTGGATGGCCTTGGGGGGGATAAAAGCGCTGAAAGAAGCAGGATTCAATTACCCTGAAGATGTCTCAATAGTTGGTTTTGATGATTCCACGTTGGCTAAATATTTATACCCTTCTCTAACAACCATTAAACAACCTGTTTACGAAATGGGATTGAACGCAGCAAAACTTTTAATAGAAAAATTAGAAGGTAAAAATGAAAGTAAGGTGAAAAGAAGAGTTATCTTGCCAACAAAATTAATAATTAGAGATTCGGTTAGAAAAATATAA
- a CDS encoding M55 family metallopeptidase → MIPIKIYISFDFEGLGGITQWNDVTKNNKDYKQTYAVKQLKALLEELKEHEITLSDSHAEGNNIPWEITDEFPNVKLISGGIRKYYMMTGIDESFDRMIFFGYHAGVGEKYSTMDHTYSSSSIHNIWINGVEMNETLINAAYGGSFGVPLAMVVGDDKLKKKLNPYFKHLYYVETKSSLGRYSAEFKPMKQLLEEIKSTTKEMIDKNKEYFDVYTFNSPIEMIVEFSDTSKADMVESMPLTERIDGRKVKISNDNYRVIFEALLAITYICGA, encoded by the coding sequence ATGATTCCCATAAAAATATACATTTCATTTGATTTTGAAGGGCTTGGGGGCATCACCCAATGGAACGATGTCACAAAAAATAATAAAGATTACAAACAAACCTATGCTGTTAAGCAATTGAAAGCGTTGCTAGAAGAGTTAAAAGAGCATGAGATCACTTTATCAGATTCCCATGCGGAAGGGAACAACATTCCGTGGGAGATCACAGATGAATTTCCAAACGTAAAATTAATCAGTGGTGGGATAAGAAAATATTACATGATGACCGGCATAGATGAGTCTTTCGATAGAATGATCTTTTTTGGTTATCATGCTGGAGTAGGAGAAAAATACTCTACTATGGATCATACTTATTCGAGTTCTTCTATTCATAATATTTGGATCAATGGAGTAGAAATGAATGAAACGTTAATTAATGCAGCATACGGAGGTAGTTTTGGTGTTCCATTGGCAATGGTTGTTGGGGATGATAAACTCAAAAAAAAACTGAACCCATATTTTAAGCATTTATACTACGTAGAAACCAAAAGTTCCTTAGGCAGATATTCTGCAGAGTTTAAACCTATGAAGCAATTATTAGAAGAAATTAAAAGCACAACTAAAGAAATGATAGATAAAAACAAAGAATATTTTGATGTCTACACATTCAACTCACCCATCGAGATGATTGTTGAATTTTCTGACACTTCAAAAGCTGATATGGTGGAATCTATGCCATTAACAGAAAGAATAGATGGAAGAAAGGTGAAAATAAGCAACGACAATTATCGTGTGATTTTTGAAGCTCTTTTAGCAATAACATATATATGTGGAGCATAG
- the msrA gene encoding peptide-methionine (S)-S-oxide reductase MsrA, whose protein sequence is MSEIPTDTAIFAAGCFWGVEYMFKKVTGVIDVVSGYTGGFVENPTYEQVCSGKTGHAESVLIVYDPNIVSYESLVRYFFEIHDFGQENGQGPDIGEQYRSEIFYINEEQKAIAEKVKDELINRGLKVVTKITKASEFYEAEDYHQNYYEKTEKAPYCHFRRRIFKNDYIKFSV, encoded by the coding sequence ATGAGCGAAATACCAACAGATACAGCAATCTTTGCAGCTGGATGTTTTTGGGGAGTAGAATACATGTTTAAAAAAGTCACAGGTGTCATCGACGTAGTCAGTGGTTACACAGGTGGTTTTGTTGAAAATCCAACTTATGAGCAGGTTTGTAGCGGAAAAACAGGTCATGCAGAATCTGTTTTAATTGTCTATGATCCAAACATAGTAAGCTACGAATCATTAGTCAGATATTTTTTTGAAATTCATGACTTTGGCCAAGAAAATGGTCAGGGACCAGACATTGGAGAGCAATATAGAAGCGAAATATTTTACATAAATGAAGAACAAAAAGCAATCGCGGAAAAAGTAAAAGACGAGTTGATCAATAGAGGTTTAAAAGTCGTAACTAAAATAACTAAAGCTTCAGAATTTTACGAAGCAGAGGATTATCATCAAAATTATTATGAAAAAACAGAAAAAGCCCCTTATTGCCACTTCAGAAGAAGAATTTTTAAAAATGATTATATTAAATTCTCAGTGTAA
- a CDS encoding alpha/beta fold hydrolase, whose translation MYLEDPGIYYEIYGKGRPVIILNGIMMSTSSWMAHIERWQKKFQVITFDTRDQGKSARITDKPYTIEVHVEDLKKLVDHLGLKKVNLMGVSYGAQIAELFALKFPEMIDKLVLSNATDHIDNYLKSIGQAWKVAAELYDGEKFFDISLPYIYSRSFYNNNYEWLMNRRKIFKETLTKDWFDSFIRLASSNETFDIRNEISNITAKTLFISGEEDIITPKSQMIEMNKKVKNSLLANLENTGHALFFEKFEEFCLLVEAFFNYD comes from the coding sequence ATGTATTTAGAGGATCCAGGTATCTATTATGAAATTTATGGAAAAGGAAGGCCGGTAATTATATTAAACGGCATTATGATGAGTACCTCAAGTTGGATGGCCCATATAGAGAGATGGCAAAAAAAATTCCAAGTTATTACGTTTGATACTCGAGATCAAGGAAAATCCGCAAGAATTACCGACAAACCTTATACTATAGAAGTTCATGTCGAAGATTTAAAAAAATTAGTTGATCATTTAGGATTAAAAAAAGTTAATTTAATGGGGGTTTCCTACGGGGCACAAATCGCAGAATTGTTCGCTTTAAAGTTTCCCGAGATGATCGATAAATTGGTACTTTCAAATGCAACCGATCATATAGATAACTATCTTAAGTCTATAGGTCAAGCATGGAAAGTTGCAGCAGAACTTTATGATGGTGAAAAGTTTTTTGACATTTCACTTCCTTACATATACTCTCGTTCATTTTATAACAACAACTACGAATGGCTTATGAATAGAAGAAAGATATTTAAAGAAACCTTAACTAAAGACTGGTTTGATAGCTTTATAAGACTTGCATCGTCTAACGAAACATTTGATATTAGAAATGAAATATCTAATATCACGGCTAAAACTCTTTTCATTTCAGGTGAAGAAGATATTATAACCCCCAAAAGTCAAATGATAGAAATGAATAAAAAAGTAAAAAATTCATTGTTAGCAAACTTAGAAAACACTGGACATGCGCTTTTTTTTGAAAAATTTGAAGAATTTTGTCTGCTAGTAGAAGCCTTTTTTAATTACGATTAA
- a CDS encoding TetR/AcrR family transcriptional regulator, giving the protein MNRAKNKSYIKLMTAARDLFSEKWYETVSVVEICRRAGLSNGIFYKYFKNKEDIFLKLLNEIVIYYEDGFSTISGKSFEDRMDSFLDIVVKSGVGDYKKDILIYREGQYRYPKYEQHLRDLYGKGVSLVLLRETTQAEQLFISGIVRFVIIRYIFNGLSYDKTEIERVITNGIFYDEIKNFSLIFDDEDVVYPDIPLDESARTKLLSSGIKLFGTKGYYKTDIHNITRNAGYSVGTFYLYFESKEAFLEEIVKIIGKMTRRFLTINQKKQLNRAENELRGIYLFLKYFESNSEYYKIVRESEFIVKKAANDYYDRFEKGYVENLERTKIEDKKLLANSLMGISHYTGIDKIFLNRIKDIKSLLKELSIYLTYGIHI; this is encoded by the coding sequence TTGAATAGAGCAAAAAATAAATCTTATATAAAATTGATGACAGCAGCCAGGGATCTTTTTTCTGAAAAATGGTATGAAACAGTTTCCGTTGTCGAAATCTGTAGAAGAGCCGGATTATCTAATGGGATATTTTACAAGTATTTTAAGAACAAAGAGGACATATTTCTTAAATTGTTAAACGAAATAGTAATTTATTATGAAGACGGCTTTTCTACAATTTCTGGTAAAAGTTTCGAGGACAGGATGGATTCGTTTTTAGACATCGTTGTTAAATCTGGAGTGGGAGACTACAAAAAAGATATTTTAATTTACCGAGAAGGTCAATATCGATATCCCAAATACGAACAACACTTGAGAGATTTATATGGCAAGGGAGTTTCTTTGGTTTTACTGCGTGAAACGACTCAGGCGGAACAATTATTTATTTCAGGTATTGTAAGATTTGTTATTATAAGGTATATTTTTAATGGTTTAAGTTATGACAAAACAGAAATTGAAAGGGTTATAACTAACGGGATTTTTTATGATGAAATAAAAAATTTTTCTTTAATATTCGATGATGAAGATGTGGTTTATCCCGATATTCCCCTAGACGAATCCGCCAGAACTAAATTATTATCTTCCGGTATTAAACTATTTGGTACGAAGGGATATTATAAAACAGATATTCACAATATCACAAGAAATGCTGGTTATTCAGTGGGGACATTTTATCTTTATTTTGAAAGCAAAGAAGCTTTTTTAGAGGAGATAGTTAAAATAATTGGTAAAATGACAAGAAGGTTCCTTACTATCAATCAAAAAAAACAATTAAATAGGGCAGAAAACGAGTTAAGGGGTATTTATCTCTTTTTAAAATATTTTGAGAGTAATTCTGAATACTATAAAATCGTAAGAGAATCTGAATTTATTGTAAAAAAGGCAGCAAATGATTATTATGACAGATTTGAAAAGGGTTATGTTGAGAATCTTGAACGAACAAAAATAGAAGATAAAAAATTGTTAGCAAACAGTCTAATGGGGATAAGCCATTACACGGGGATAGATAAAATTTTCTTGAATAGAATTAAAGATATAAAATCACTTTTGAAAGAATTATCAATTTACCTTACATATGGAATACATATTTAA
- a CDS encoding alpha/beta fold hydrolase, giving the protein MKTALYTLIIGSLLGLIFISKSFLLLVFSNIIIFAIAALGLNVIFGYTGQISIGHAAFMAIGAYTSAFFTMSLNMPIFLNLIFVILFSTLFGMVIALPAMRLKGFYLAIATMAFGIAVQEIIASMDIFGGRTGMRNIPAFFESDFNTYLLNLIFYSLLIYITSLIVKSPSGKRFNMVRDSELAARAYGVKISKAKLQAFIISSIYSGIAGFLYAHTLGYISPADFGLNVSLNLLAMVIIGGVASLNGGLIGSVIITGMPFLFSRGNFPMTIIVGSLLIIFVLFFPRGLSYGLNMLYFRYFEIPVVWITKKFWKNKKKEGSYIDIDGVKLYYEVSGEGNPVVMIHGNYASHRWFNKVKNIEGFKVYIPDLPNFGYSDWVKEIQIDTYAEYIKKFIDVLGLNKVVLVGHSLGGAVAMSIAFRYPEKVEKLILVDSPSLKGLKTPEENYYVLNLLKNNRTLLKNSLKAMTPSSKDRKLLNCLTNDALLMNPKCFTENARALENYNYEEISKNYMGEILFILGEKDTLITKNMANEIVQSTNGKLEIIPDVGHSIIIEKPKTFIDIFKSFTLEKN; this is encoded by the coding sequence ATGAAAACTGCATTATATACGTTAATAATTGGTTCTCTCCTGGGTCTAATATTTATTTCCAAATCGTTTTTATTGTTAGTGTTTTCTAATATAATTATCTTTGCAATCGCAGCTTTAGGTTTAAATGTAATATTTGGATACACAGGTCAGATCTCGATAGGACATGCTGCCTTTATGGCTATTGGAGCCTACACAAGCGCTTTTTTTACAATGAGTTTAAATATGCCTATATTTTTAAATTTAATTTTCGTTATTCTTTTTTCCACTTTGTTTGGAATGGTAATAGCATTACCAGCAATGAGACTGAAGGGTTTTTATTTAGCTATAGCAACTATGGCATTTGGTATAGCGGTACAAGAGATAATTGCCTCAATGGATATATTTGGCGGAAGAACTGGAATGAGGAACATCCCCGCTTTTTTTGAGTCTGATTTTAATACATATTTACTGAATTTGATTTTTTATAGTCTTTTGATTTATATAACAAGTTTAATAGTAAAGTCTCCTTCAGGAAAGAGATTCAATATGGTAAGAGACAGTGAATTGGCTGCCAGGGCGTACGGGGTAAAGATTTCTAAAGCAAAATTACAAGCCTTTATCATCAGTTCTATCTACAGCGGAATAGCTGGTTTTTTATACGCTCATACATTAGGATATATATCCCCTGCAGATTTTGGTTTGAACGTATCGTTGAATCTTTTGGCGATGGTTATTATTGGCGGAGTTGCTTCATTAAATGGAGGATTGATTGGTTCTGTTATAATTACAGGTATGCCGTTTTTATTTTCACGAGGCAATTTTCCTATGACTATAATAGTGGGTAGTTTGTTAATAATATTTGTTTTATTCTTTCCTCGTGGCCTTTCTTACGGGTTGAACATGTTGTATTTCAGATATTTTGAAATTCCTGTTGTGTGGATTACAAAAAAATTTTGGAAGAATAAGAAAAAAGAGGGAAGTTATATTGACATTGATGGAGTAAAATTATATTATGAAGTAAGTGGTGAAGGCAACCCTGTTGTTATGATTCATGGTAATTATGCTTCTCACAGATGGTTTAATAAAGTGAAAAACATTGAAGGTTTTAAGGTCTATATCCCTGATTTGCCAAATTTTGGTTACTCTGATTGGGTGAAAGAAATTCAAATAGATACTTATGCAGAATATATCAAAAAGTTTATAGATGTTTTAGGGTTGAATAAGGTTGTTTTAGTTGGTCATTCTTTGGGTGGAGCTGTAGCAATGTCGATAGCCTTTAGATATCCAGAAAAAGTAGAAAAATTAATACTTGTTGATTCCCCTTCTTTAAAGGGTTTGAAGACTCCAGAAGAAAATTATTATGTTTTGAATTTGCTAAAAAACAATAGAACGCTTCTGAAGAATTCTTTAAAGGCAATGACCCCCTCATCAAAAGATAGAAAATTACTAAACTGTCTAACTAACGATGCACTTTTGATGAATCCAAAATGTTTTACTGAAAATGCAAGGGCTCTGGAAAATTATAACTATGAAGAAATATCTAAAAATTATATGGGAGAAATATTGTTCATTCTTGGAGAAAAAGATACGTTGATAACTAAAAATATGGCTAATGAAATCGTTCAAAGTACAAATGGGAAATTAGAAATTATTCCTGATGTTGGACATTCGATTATAATAGAAAAACCAAAAACATTTATAGATATTTTTAAAAGTTTTACATTGGAGAAAAATTAA
- a CDS encoding branched-chain amino acid ABC transporter permease, producing MQVLQSIISGIPQGALYGLTAFGIALIFRTTGVLNFAHGNSGMLGTYIGLTVYLVSSNIILSIIAAVFSGYLIGMVVERFLMRPLKHLSHGAMLMVTLGLLMVIEGLVMLIWGTDYFSYPELFSGKPFILFLENGVLVMPTNDVVITIISIAVMLLLAIFLKYNKLGIAIRSRSQDEIGSLVCGIDINRVDAIVWSIGIATVSLVGILAAPKTYMHPSMLINMQLYGITAGVLGGFSNLFGVIIGGLILGIIEKLVGIYISPDYQLSIILVLIILVLLFKPSGLFGKDFEGRV from the coding sequence TTGCAAGTACTCCAAAGCATAATTTCAGGGATTCCACAAGGAGCATTGTATGGTCTCACCGCCTTTGGAATAGCTTTGATTTTTAGGACCACCGGGGTTCTAAACTTTGCTCATGGAAATTCGGGTATGTTGGGAACTTATATTGGGCTTACTGTTTATTTGGTGAGCAGTAATATTATTTTATCTATAATTGCAGCAGTATTTTCAGGATACCTTATTGGTATGGTTGTTGAACGTTTTTTAATGAGACCTTTGAAGCATTTGTCTCACGGTGCGATGCTTATGGTTACATTAGGGTTATTGATGGTAATTGAAGGTTTGGTCATGTTGATTTGGGGAACGGATTACTTTTCTTATCCAGAATTATTTTCAGGAAAGCCTTTTATCTTATTTTTGGAAAATGGGGTACTAGTTATGCCTACAAACGATGTTGTGATTACTATAATTTCTATTGCTGTAATGCTACTTTTAGCTATATTTTTAAAGTATAATAAGTTAGGTATAGCTATTAGATCCCGTTCTCAAGATGAGATCGGTTCACTTGTATGTGGGATAGATATTAACCGTGTGGATGCTATCGTGTGGAGTATTGGAATAGCCACTGTTAGTTTGGTTGGAATTCTTGCAGCTCCAAAAACTTACATGCATCCCAGCATGTTGATAAATATGCAATTGTATGGTATTACAGCAGGTGTACTTGGAGGTTTTTCAAATCTATTTGGTGTTATTATAGGTGGGCTGATTTTAGGGATAATAGAAAAGTTGGTTGGGATTTATATATCACCTGATTACCAATTATCTATTATTCTTGTATTGATAATATTAGTTTTGTTATTTAAACCTTCTGGTTTATTTGGGAAAGATTTTGAAGGGAGAGTGTGA